Proteins found in one Terriglobales bacterium genomic segment:
- a CDS encoding nitrate/sulfonate/bicarbonate ABC transporter ATP-binding protein translates to MQINSSTTGTSKGAGVASEAIIRASKVEKFYGQPPDPVIQVIAPTDLAIYPDEIVTLLGPSGSGKSTLLRMLTGLAKPSAGEVFWHGKPVRECSPNVSIVFQSFALFPWLSVIENVEAPLKARGVNALERRKRSLRIIDTVGLDGFEAAYPKELSGGMKQRVGFARALVVEPEVLFMDEPFSALDVLTAENLRSELLELWGKRAIPTRAIFIVTHNIEEAVLLADRVIVLGKNPGSIRTDFRIALPRPRDRKAADFISYVDYIYKVLMAPGKLPQLPGAAAEEAAKLTKVQRYEMLPHARPGGIAGLLELIEDYDGKADMYRLADALPFEIDDLLPIIEAARLLGFVKVEEGDVEITPAGREFADAEILRQKELFRQAALDNVTLIRQIYRTLEAKRDHSAPADLFHDTLDEQFSEDETLHQLDTAINWGRYAELYEYDADRKRFIIHDERIPEHAGGAR, encoded by the coding sequence ATGCAGATTAACAGCAGCACGACCGGAACCTCGAAGGGTGCTGGTGTAGCTTCGGAAGCAATCATCCGGGCATCGAAGGTGGAGAAGTTCTACGGGCAACCGCCCGATCCCGTGATCCAGGTGATCGCGCCCACCGATCTTGCCATCTATCCCGACGAGATCGTTACGCTGCTCGGCCCCTCCGGATCCGGAAAATCCACACTTCTGCGCATGCTGACTGGACTGGCCAAGCCATCGGCTGGCGAAGTGTTCTGGCATGGCAAGCCGGTGCGGGAATGTTCCCCTAACGTGTCGATCGTATTTCAGAGCTTCGCCTTATTCCCCTGGCTCAGCGTGATCGAGAATGTGGAGGCTCCCCTGAAAGCCCGGGGAGTGAATGCGCTGGAGCGCCGCAAGCGAAGCCTGCGCATAATCGACACGGTCGGTCTGGATGGATTCGAAGCCGCCTATCCCAAGGAACTTTCGGGCGGAATGAAGCAGCGGGTGGGCTTTGCGCGGGCGCTGGTGGTCGAGCCCGAGGTCCTGTTCATGGACGAGCCGTTCTCTGCGCTGGATGTCCTCACCGCCGAGAATCTGCGCAGCGAATTGCTGGAGCTGTGGGGAAAACGCGCCATTCCGACGCGCGCCATCTTTATTGTCACCCACAATATTGAAGAAGCGGTCCTGCTCGCCGATCGAGTGATCGTCCTGGGCAAAAATCCGGGATCCATTCGAACCGATTTCCGCATTGCGCTGCCGCGTCCGCGCGATCGCAAAGCTGCCGATTTCATCAGCTACGTGGATTACATCTACAAGGTCTTGATGGCTCCCGGGAAACTTCCGCAACTGCCCGGAGCCGCTGCCGAGGAAGCTGCCAAGCTGACGAAGGTGCAGCGCTATGAAATGCTGCCCCACGCGCGTCCGGGCGGCATTGCGGGGCTACTAGAGTTGATCGAAGATTACGACGGCAAAGCCGATATGTATCGCCTTGCCGATGCTCTGCCCTTCGAAATCGACGATCTGCTGCCGATTATCGAGGCTGCCCGCCTTCTGGGATTCGTAAAGGTCGAAGAGGGAGATGTGGAAATTACTCCTGCGGGCCGCGAATTCGCCGATGCCGAAATCCTCCGCCAGAAGGAGTTGTTTCGGCAGGCAGCCCTCGATAACGTAACTCTGATCCGCCAGATCTACCGTACGCTGGAAGCCAAGCGCGACCACTCCGCACCGGCCGATCTGTTTCACGACACGCTCGATGAACAGTTCAGTGAGGACGAGACACTCCATCAGTTGGATACGGCTATCAACTGGGGCCGTTACGCCGAGTTGTACGAGTACGACGCCGATCGCAAGCGCTTCATCATCCATGATGAGCGGATCCCGGAACACGCGGGAGGAGCTCGTTGA
- a CDS encoding DJ-1/PfpI family protein produces the protein MKRRDFLEKSALLGLMAAVPASPFVELSAATSPIDGTQSSSTANPLKPPAQGSIPVGFLLSEGAVVIDFCGPWEVFQDVSVPGRMEDAFRLYTVAETTKPIRASGGLTIVPDYTLSNAPAPKIIVIPAQHGHSQAMLDWIRKSSRNADVTMSVCTGAFLLASTGLLAGKPATTHHSGYKGLEVEFPDVQVKRGARFVEAGNLATAGGLSSGIDLSLRVVERYFGREVATQTAYYLEYQGQGWMNPDSNQLYAQAPVSSDEHPLCPVCEMEVDPKTAPTSAYKGKTYYFCSQDHKQLFDQTPDRYIAAAQKR, from the coding sequence ATGAAGCGAAGAGACTTCCTTGAAAAATCAGCACTGCTGGGCCTGATGGCAGCAGTGCCTGCGTCGCCATTCGTCGAACTTTCGGCCGCCACGAGTCCAATCGACGGAACCCAGTCGTCCTCCACCGCCAATCCCCTGAAGCCGCCGGCTCAAGGCAGCATTCCGGTTGGCTTTCTGCTCTCCGAGGGTGCGGTGGTAATCGATTTCTGCGGACCCTGGGAGGTCTTTCAAGATGTCAGCGTGCCTGGCCGCATGGAGGACGCGTTCCGTCTTTACACCGTGGCCGAAACGACTAAGCCTATTCGAGCCAGTGGCGGCCTGACTATCGTCCCTGATTACACTCTCAGCAATGCCCCTGCTCCCAAGATTATCGTGATTCCAGCTCAGCATGGACACAGTCAAGCCATGCTGGATTGGATTCGCAAGTCGAGCAGGAATGCCGATGTAACCATGTCCGTCTGCACCGGTGCATTTCTGCTCGCCAGCACCGGATTGCTCGCCGGCAAACCTGCCACGACGCACCACTCGGGTTATAAGGGCCTCGAGGTAGAGTTCCCGGACGTACAAGTCAAACGCGGCGCCAGGTTCGTAGAGGCAGGCAATCTTGCCACTGCCGGTGGACTTTCATCTGGCATTGATCTGTCACTACGCGTGGTCGAGCGCTATTTCGGGCGCGAGGTTGCCACACAGACTGCCTATTATTTGGAATACCAGGGACAGGGCTGGATGAATCCCGATTCCAACCAGCTTTACGCCCAGGCGCCTGTGTCAAGCGACGAGCATCCCCTCTGTCCGGTATGTGAAATGGAGGTGGATCCGAAGACCGCACCCACGTCGGCGTACAAGGGCAAGACTTATTACTTCTGCTCACAGGATCACAAGCAGCTATTCGATCAGACTCCGGACAGGTACATTGCGGCTGCTCAGAAGCGCTGA
- a CDS encoding aldo/keto reductase yields MIYRRFGRTGWKVSEIAYGLWGMSGWTGSDDAESRQSIQASVDMGCNFFDTAWAYGDGKSDTLLGEAIRNNPGRRLYAASKIPPKNLQWPASPKDSLQDVFPNEHVLEYANKIRKALGVERIDLLQYHVWDDSWIEDPDFRKTVEQLKREGLIEFFGLSLNRWEPWNGIRAIETGLVDAVQVIYNIFDQNPEDELFPACRKHDIAVISRVPLDEGSLGGKLTKDTKFPKGDWRSRYFRASNLTPTLKRVEKLKAIVPPGVTLPQMALRFILENPDVSTTIIGMRKLDHVRENFAISDGQRLPPDLVQQLRKHRWVRKPSYQSD; encoded by the coding sequence ATGATCTACCGCAGATTCGGACGCACCGGATGGAAAGTCAGCGAGATCGCCTATGGCCTTTGGGGAATGAGTGGCTGGACAGGTTCTGATGACGCCGAATCACGCCAGTCAATTCAGGCTTCCGTGGACATGGGATGCAACTTCTTCGACACCGCTTGGGCATACGGAGATGGAAAGAGCGATACGCTGCTGGGGGAAGCCATTCGGAATAATCCCGGCAGACGGCTCTACGCAGCTTCCAAAATTCCCCCCAAGAATCTGCAGTGGCCAGCGAGTCCCAAGGATTCATTGCAAGATGTTTTTCCGAACGAGCATGTTCTCGAGTACGCCAATAAGATTCGCAAGGCGCTCGGTGTAGAGCGGATCGATCTTTTGCAATACCACGTTTGGGACGATAGCTGGATCGAGGATCCTGACTTCCGAAAAACAGTAGAGCAACTCAAACGCGAAGGCTTGATCGAATTCTTTGGTCTCAGTCTCAACCGCTGGGAACCGTGGAATGGCATCCGTGCAATTGAGACAGGGCTGGTGGATGCGGTGCAGGTGATCTACAACATATTCGATCAGAATCCGGAGGATGAACTCTTCCCCGCCTGCCGCAAACATGATATCGCCGTAATCTCGCGCGTGCCGCTCGATGAAGGCAGCCTGGGCGGCAAGCTCACGAAAGATACAAAGTTCCCCAAGGGTGATTGGCGGTCGCGTTATTTCCGCGCTTCGAACCTAACGCCGACTCTAAAGCGGGTGGAAAAGTTGAAAGCAATCGTGCCACCCGGGGTGACCCTGCCGCAAATGGCGCTGCGATTTATTTTGGAAAATCCCGACGTCAGCACCACCATCATCGGCATGCGCAAGCTGGATCACGTAAGAGAAAATTTTGCAATCAGCGATGGCCAGAGGCTTCCGCCCGATCTAGTGCAACAATTGCGCAAGCACCGCTGGGTGCGCAAGCCAAGTTATCAATCGGATTAA
- a CDS encoding tetratricopeptide repeat protein yields the protein MKLQEQPFQVLSALLERPGALVTREELRRRIWPAETFVGFDHGLNKAINKLRDALGDSAVSPRYIETLSRRGYRFIYPLVNAASPQKIPDEHRKLRLLILPFENLGDAEQDYFSDGLTDEMIARLGSLNPQRLGVIARTSAMQYKNTAKSIGQIAEELGVDYVLEGTVRRCLGRLRISAKLIQAVDQTQLWADTFEREPSDVMAIQNEVAGKIRQSLASELLLPESNLKPDHQRIVPVLAHEAYLRGRSYWNQLSEKSLQLAIESFEQALKEDPNYALAYAGLADCHAYLSWFGTIPPRQVAPKAKQAAHNALAIDDTLAEAHTSLALMRFWYDWHWNKAEKEFLRAIELNPNNAAAHHWYGTFLCAMGRLREAEVEQRRAQVLDPLSLAIAKTAGDSYFYARQYDEAIQRFQAVLAQDSKFLPAQFDLGRAYLHSRRYQQAISAFERTHQLSENQEVLLFLAHAHARAANTGRARQLLQEALKPSSNRYLASPQVAMAYIGLGDNEGALDWLDKGFAERSCWMIFLGIDPVYDPLSSHPRFHRLLSRLSLTRQDADTRAIAADTSLSANL from the coding sequence ATGAAGCTTCAGGAGCAGCCTTTTCAGGTGCTTAGCGCGCTTCTGGAGCGGCCCGGAGCTCTCGTCACCCGCGAAGAATTACGCCGCCGCATCTGGCCTGCGGAAACCTTCGTTGGCTTTGATCACGGCCTGAATAAGGCCATCAATAAACTGCGTGACGCCCTCGGGGACTCTGCTGTCAGTCCGCGCTACATCGAGACCCTGTCCCGCCGGGGATATCGATTCATTTATCCCTTGGTTAACGCCGCCAGTCCCCAGAAGATCCCCGATGAGCACCGCAAGCTTCGTCTGCTGATTCTGCCCTTCGAGAATCTAGGCGATGCGGAACAGGATTATTTCAGCGACGGGCTGACCGACGAGATGATTGCACGGCTTGGCAGCCTGAATCCGCAACGGCTGGGAGTAATCGCAAGAACCTCTGCTATGCAATACAAAAACACGGCCAAAAGCATTGGCCAGATCGCCGAAGAGCTTGGGGTCGATTATGTCTTGGAAGGCACGGTTCGCCGCTGCTTGGGACGCTTGCGCATCAGCGCCAAGCTCATCCAGGCAGTTGATCAGACCCAGTTGTGGGCGGATACCTTCGAACGGGAGCCTTCCGACGTCATGGCGATCCAGAATGAGGTCGCGGGAAAAATTCGCCAATCATTAGCTAGCGAACTTCTTCTGCCCGAATCAAATCTAAAACCTGATCATCAACGCATAGTGCCGGTGCTGGCCCACGAAGCCTATCTGCGCGGTCGCTCTTACTGGAATCAGCTCTCAGAAAAATCGTTGCAGCTGGCGATTGAATCCTTCGAGCAGGCGCTAAAGGAAGATCCCAATTATGCCCTGGCCTACGCCGGTCTAGCCGATTGTCATGCTTACTTGAGCTGGTTTGGCACGATCCCTCCACGTCAGGTTGCCCCCAAAGCCAAGCAGGCGGCACATAACGCTCTGGCGATCGACGACACTCTCGCTGAAGCTCACACCTCGCTGGCCCTCATGCGCTTCTGGTATGACTGGCATTGGAATAAGGCAGAAAAGGAATTTCTTCGCGCCATAGAGCTGAACCCGAACAATGCCGCCGCTCACCATTGGTACGGCACTTTTCTTTGCGCTATGGGTCGTCTCCGAGAAGCTGAAGTCGAGCAGCGGCGCGCCCAGGTACTCGATCCCCTGTCACTGGCAATCGCCAAAACGGCAGGTGATTCCTATTTCTACGCCCGCCAGTACGACGAAGCTATCCAGCGCTTCCAGGCTGTGCTGGCACAAGACTCGAAGTTTCTCCCTGCTCAGTTCGACTTGGGACGTGCTTACCTGCATAGCCGCAGATATCAGCAGGCCATCTCTGCGTTCGAGCGAACTCACCAGCTTTCCGAGAATCAGGAAGTCTTGCTTTTCCTGGCGCATGCTCACGCCAGAGCCGCAAACACCGGCCGGGCACGGCAACTGTTGCAAGAGGCGCTGAAGCCTTCGTCTAATCGCTACCTCGCATCACCACAGGTGGCGATGGCTTACATCGGACTGGGAGATAACGAGGGTGCGCTCGACTGGCTCGACAAGGGATTCGCGGAAAGATCCTGCTGGATGATCTTCCTGGGCATTGATCCTGTCTACGATCCACTTTCCAGCCATCCGCGTTTTCACCGCTTGCTTTCACGCCTGAGTCTCACCCGCCAAGATGCGGATACCCGCGCGATCGCAGCTGACACTAGCCTGTCTGCGAACCTCTAG
- a CDS encoding SEL1-like repeat protein: MQKARNGNTAAQIQLGSAFQNGLGVEKNSEEAMKWYRLAADRGDPQAQVDVGWMLQHEAPPKYDEAAKWYMRAAVSGSETGAFNLGMLYMQGLGVAKSEAEAARWFRKAADAGNVNAMTNLGCLYSRGVGVPKDMHEALALTRKAAKKHVAEAEYNLGGFYENGDGVPQDFHEAMKWYREAAVHGSVKSQLRLGLMCAQGRGTGPDDREALQWFLRAAESDSAEAEFNTGLFYEKGRGLSPDLEKAVEWYQKSAYQGFAAAQVNLGYLCEHGLGTPEDPARAASLYRSAAEQGKLEGQVNLARLYDHGVGVVQDYAEAAKWYRQAADQGDLEAMTKLAAFLLTGKGVVRDAGKALDFLKQAAEQGNATAQFDLAQIYRDGAATPVDLVSAYVWLSLAGRSFDVSTLLQALTSRMSPADVAAAQARVADWQKRHGAGLSAKQTVGVGPH, encoded by the coding sequence ATGCAAAAGGCACGCAACGGAAATACCGCTGCACAAATCCAACTAGGAAGCGCTTTTCAGAATGGGCTGGGTGTCGAAAAGAATTCTGAAGAGGCGATGAAATGGTATCGCCTGGCTGCAGATCGAGGAGATCCGCAGGCACAAGTGGACGTGGGGTGGATGCTTCAGCATGAAGCTCCCCCGAAGTACGACGAAGCAGCGAAATGGTACATGCGGGCGGCTGTCTCTGGATCTGAAACCGGCGCTTTCAATCTGGGAATGCTCTATATGCAGGGATTGGGTGTGGCGAAAAGCGAAGCAGAAGCAGCGCGCTGGTTTCGCAAGGCGGCTGATGCGGGCAATGTCAACGCCATGACCAATCTTGGCTGTCTCTATTCGCGGGGAGTGGGAGTGCCGAAGGACATGCATGAGGCTCTGGCACTCACTCGCAAAGCGGCAAAAAAACATGTGGCCGAGGCAGAGTACAACCTCGGCGGCTTTTATGAGAACGGCGACGGTGTCCCACAGGATTTCCACGAAGCCATGAAGTGGTATCGCGAAGCCGCAGTTCATGGGAGCGTGAAATCCCAACTTCGTCTTGGGCTGATGTGCGCGCAAGGCCGTGGGACCGGGCCGGACGATCGCGAAGCCTTGCAGTGGTTTCTGAGGGCCGCCGAATCGGATTCGGCTGAAGCAGAGTTCAATACCGGCCTGTTCTATGAGAAGGGCCGGGGACTCTCACCCGATCTAGAGAAGGCAGTGGAGTGGTATCAGAAATCTGCTTACCAGGGCTTTGCCGCCGCGCAGGTAAATCTGGGCTACCTCTGTGAGCATGGGCTGGGAACTCCGGAGGATCCCGCAAGAGCAGCCAGCCTCTATCGCTCCGCCGCAGAACAGGGAAAGCTTGAGGGCCAGGTGAACCTGGCACGGCTTTACGACCATGGCGTGGGAGTAGTGCAGGATTACGCCGAAGCCGCCAAGTGGTATCGCCAAGCTGCGGATCAAGGCGACCTGGAAGCTATGACAAAGCTTGCTGCATTTCTCCTAACCGGCAAAGGAGTAGTTCGCGATGCCGGCAAAGCTTTGGATTTTCTTAAGCAAGCGGCGGAGCAGGGCAATGCCACCGCGCAGTTTGACTTGGCCCAGATCTACCGCGACGGAGCAGCAACTCCGGTCGATCTGGTAAGTGCGTACGTGTGGTTGAGTCTCGCTGGTCGCTCCTTCGATGTAAGCACACTGCTGCAAGCGCTTACTTCGCGGATGAGTCCGGCTGATGTGGCGGCGGCTCAGGCAAGAGTCGCAGACTGGCAGAAACGCCACGGAGCCGGTTTGTCTGCTAAACAAACGGTGGGGGTTGGTCCCCATTGA
- a CDS encoding LytTR family DNA-binding domain-containing protein produces MAHYAVNTVTPFRNELSGVQAFIVDGDAEARRQIRDLLQPEMDINVIGEFSNASDALVALRHNNPDLLVLDVQLPEIQAAANLDVLGSDKIPVTIAMARDPLALRRFTPQVVDVLVKPLDRERFERAMLRAKLEIERARNEELERLLQVHAGTGNGNGSAYAQKFVVKDNGRIFFLRADEIDWIQSAGNYVRMHVGQDVHTIRRTMQDLQSSLDPQRFLRVHRNAIVNLDHILEFQSQNRSAMCVVLKSGARLPLSRSYRSELRKYLKRPL; encoded by the coding sequence ATGGCGCACTACGCGGTAAATACGGTCACACCCTTTAGGAATGAATTATCAGGCGTTCAGGCATTTATCGTAGATGGCGATGCGGAAGCCCGCCGTCAGATTCGTGATCTCCTCCAGCCAGAAATGGATATCAACGTAATTGGCGAGTTCTCGAATGCTTCCGACGCTCTGGTCGCCTTACGTCACAACAACCCCGACTTGCTGGTCCTAGATGTGCAACTACCCGAGATTCAGGCGGCGGCCAATTTGGACGTGCTGGGGAGCGACAAAATTCCAGTCACGATTGCTATGGCGCGCGATCCGCTGGCCTTGCGGAGATTTACTCCCCAGGTCGTGGATGTTCTAGTAAAGCCCCTGGACCGCGAACGCTTCGAGCGAGCGATGCTGCGGGCAAAGCTAGAAATCGAGCGCGCGCGCAACGAGGAACTGGAACGGCTCCTCCAGGTGCACGCGGGTACCGGCAATGGAAATGGTTCAGCCTACGCACAGAAGTTCGTGGTGAAGGACAATGGCAGGATATTCTTTCTACGCGCAGATGAAATTGACTGGATCCAGTCTGCGGGAAATTACGTGCGTATGCATGTTGGACAGGATGTGCATACCATTCGCCGTACCATGCAGGATTTGCAATCATCCCTGGACCCGCAGCGGTTCCTGCGTGTTCATCGCAACGCGATCGTGAATCTGGACCACATTCTTGAATTCCAGTCTCAGAACCGCTCCGCCATGTGCGTTGTGCTGAAAAGCGGAGCGCGGCTGCCGCTGAGCCGCAGCTATCGCAGTGAACTGCGCAAGTATTTGAAACGGCCGCTCTAA
- a CDS encoding medium chain dehydrogenase/reductase family protein has product MKNRRVVITRLGGPEVLEEIEEPVPVPGPGQVRVRVLATGVAFADVLMRYGLYPKAPKLPFSPGYDVVGEVDALGEGVSQLAANEIVAALIMFGGYSQFVLVPAEELVPVPAGIDPAEAVSLILNYTTACQLLFRFGNLRSQAKVLIHGAAGGVGTAALELGRIRNLELYGTASKPKHVTVCRLGAKPIDYQNEDFVEAIRRMTGDGVDLVIDGVGGWNFLRSYRALRRGGKLMAYGMSSIISGGTGNKTAGALSFALLGLLRALPDGRSARWYNITTEKRRHPDWFREDLNMLFGLLAEGKIKPIISEKLPLRQARMANQLVEKAAVSGKVVLLCQD; this is encoded by the coding sequence ATGAAGAACCGCCGCGTAGTGATAACACGTCTAGGCGGACCGGAGGTCTTGGAGGAAATCGAGGAACCCGTCCCCGTACCAGGTCCGGGTCAGGTGCGGGTACGAGTTCTCGCGACCGGGGTCGCCTTCGCAGATGTACTGATGCGATACGGCCTCTATCCCAAGGCGCCGAAGCTTCCATTCTCGCCTGGATACGACGTCGTGGGTGAAGTCGATGCGCTGGGCGAAGGTGTCAGCCAACTCGCAGCGAATGAGATCGTGGCGGCTCTGATTATGTTTGGGGGATATTCGCAGTTTGTGCTGGTCCCTGCAGAGGAACTAGTGCCAGTTCCTGCTGGTATTGATCCGGCAGAAGCCGTCAGTCTGATTCTCAATTACACCACTGCATGCCAATTACTGTTTCGCTTCGGCAATCTGCGCTCGCAAGCGAAGGTGTTGATTCACGGCGCAGCGGGTGGGGTGGGCACTGCCGCACTCGAGTTGGGCCGAATTCGTAACCTCGAACTCTATGGAACTGCCTCCAAGCCAAAACACGTTACTGTGTGCCGTTTGGGAGCCAAGCCTATCGACTATCAGAATGAAGATTTCGTTGAAGCGATCCGACGCATGACTGGAGATGGAGTCGACCTGGTAATCGATGGTGTTGGAGGCTGGAACTTCCTGCGTTCTTACCGCGCCCTGCGCCGGGGTGGAAAGCTGATGGCGTACGGCATGTCGTCAATTATTTCCGGAGGAACCGGAAACAAAACAGCAGGGGCGCTGAGCTTTGCCTTGTTGGGGCTGCTGCGCGCGCTCCCGGATGGAAGGTCAGCACGCTGGTACAACATCACCACCGAGAAGCGGCGCCATCCAGACTGGTTTCGAGAAGATCTCAATATGCTGTTCGGCTTGCTCGCGGAGGGCAAAATCAAGCCCATCATTTCCGAAAAATTGCCCTTGCGCCAGGCACGCATGGCCAATCAGTTGGTCGAGAAAGCAGCAGTAAGCGGCAAAGTCGTTCTGCTCTGCCAGGACTAA
- a CDS encoding CDP-alcohol phosphatidyltransferase family protein yields the protein MISQLATVANQLTLLRLIFIPFVIINVVDGNYGWALGLFIAAGLSDGLDGLLARKLGQQTTLGQYLDPIADKMLLSSTFLVLSFMALIPWKFTVMVFARDASILAISAVLYATTALRDYSPSIFGKLNTGFQVLTVFFVLLKQLTQNSLIYYGRLICLWLTFAFTLLSGIHYIFLVGRRLKKLSASRTAGAA from the coding sequence GTGATTTCACAGCTCGCGACCGTCGCCAACCAACTCACCCTCTTGCGCCTGATCTTCATCCCGTTCGTCATTATTAACGTCGTTGATGGAAATTACGGCTGGGCACTTGGGCTGTTCATCGCCGCGGGTCTTAGCGACGGACTTGACGGACTGCTGGCCCGCAAGCTCGGCCAGCAAACCACGCTGGGTCAATATCTGGATCCAATAGCCGACAAGATGCTGCTCAGCAGCACCTTCCTGGTGCTTTCGTTCATGGCATTGATTCCCTGGAAGTTTACGGTGATGGTCTTTGCCCGTGACGCGTCGATCTTGGCGATCTCGGCTGTGCTGTATGCTACGACAGCGCTGCGTGACTACTCTCCCAGTATCTTCGGCAAACTGAATACTGGATTCCAGGTGCTTACGGTGTTTTTTGTTCTCCTGAAGCAACTCACGCAGAACAGCCTGATCTATTACGGCCGTCTCATCTGCCTGTGGCTGACGTTCGCATTTACGCTGCTTTCGGGGATTCACTACATTTTCCTGGTGGGTAGGCGGCTGAAGAAGCTGAGCGCTTCGCGCACCGCGGGAGCGGCGTAA
- the cysS gene encoding cysteine--tRNA ligase: MAPHFYNTLSGRVEEFHPLDNNLVRMYACGPTVYDYGHIGNFRTFIFVDILRRFLRHSGYQLRHMMNITDVDDKIIRNASRAGVSVGEYTKKYEQAFLEDADALNIEHPEILGRATEHINEMAAFIAELEKKGFAYRAEDGSYYFRIAKDPEYGKLSKKDFSGIEVGARVDVDEYEKDNARDFALWKAPKPGEAFWETPIGPGRPGWHIECSTMSMKYLGESFDIHCGGEDLIFPHHENEIAQSESLTGKPFAHFWMHARFLLVEGEKMSKSLGNFYTLRDLILMGHKPSSIRYLLSSVPYRRQLNFTFDGLTQAANAVERLRNFQLRLGKAKENLPAGSNEGMAKLAADTISKMHASLADDLNTAQALAAIFDLVRDANATADAGQLRKDDVAPLLKALENFDAIFDVLKDDDAAKVRRTVEWARAEGLADKISPATLEIAAAAETSDSDIEKLVNEMQAARKSRNFARSDAIRGELNQMGIIVEITKDGVRWRRK; encoded by the coding sequence ATGGCGCCGCACTTCTACAACACACTATCCGGCCGGGTAGAAGAGTTTCATCCGCTTGATAACAATTTGGTCCGCATGTACGCCTGTGGCCCTACGGTTTACGACTATGGCCACATTGGGAATTTCCGGACGTTCATTTTTGTGGACATCCTGCGCCGATTCCTGCGCCACAGCGGTTACCAGCTTCGCCACATGATGAACATCACCGATGTGGACGACAAAATCATCCGCAATGCTTCCAGGGCCGGCGTCAGCGTTGGCGAGTACACGAAAAAATATGAGCAGGCGTTTCTCGAGGATGCTGATGCCCTCAACATCGAGCACCCTGAAATTCTCGGCCGAGCAACGGAGCACATCAACGAGATGGCGGCGTTCATCGCCGAATTGGAAAAAAAGGGCTTCGCCTATCGGGCAGAGGATGGCTCGTACTACTTCCGCATCGCTAAGGATCCCGAGTACGGCAAACTCTCCAAAAAAGACTTCTCGGGCATCGAGGTGGGCGCGCGGGTGGACGTGGATGAATACGAGAAAGATAACGCCCGCGACTTCGCTCTCTGGAAGGCGCCTAAGCCGGGGGAAGCGTTCTGGGAGACTCCGATCGGGCCTGGCCGCCCCGGCTGGCACATCGAATGCTCAACCATGTCAATGAAATATCTGGGCGAGAGCTTCGACATTCATTGCGGCGGCGAAGACCTGATCTTTCCTCATCATGAGAATGAAATTGCGCAGTCGGAATCGCTGACAGGCAAGCCTTTCGCGCATTTCTGGATGCACGCGCGCTTTCTGCTGGTCGAAGGCGAGAAGATGTCGAAGAGCCTGGGCAACTTCTATACCCTGCGCGACCTGATTCTGATGGGCCACAAGCCGTCGTCGATCCGATATCTGCTTAGCTCGGTGCCGTACCGCAGGCAGTTGAATTTCACCTTCGACGGACTGACGCAGGCTGCGAATGCCGTCGAGCGGCTGCGGAATTTCCAGTTGCGCCTGGGAAAAGCGAAAGAGAACCTGCCGGCGGGCTCGAATGAAGGGATGGCGAAGCTCGCCGCCGACACCATTTCGAAGATGCATGCCAGCCTGGCCGACGACCTGAATACTGCGCAGGCTCTGGCTGCGATATTCGACCTGGTGCGCGATGCGAATGCCACCGCCGATGCTGGCCAGCTTCGCAAGGATGACGTCGCGCCGCTGCTGAAAGCGTTGGAAAACTTCGATGCCATCTTCGACGTGCTGAAAGATGATGATGCGGCGAAGGTCCGTCGGACTGTCGAGTGGGCAAGGGCCGAAGGACTGGCGGACAAGATCAGCCCAGCGACTCTGGAAATCGCAGCTGCCGCCGAGACCAGCGATTCGGACATCGAGAAGCTGGTGAACGAAATGCAGGCGGCACGGAAGTCTCGCAACTTTGCGCGTTCTGACGCCATTCGCGGAGAACTCAACCAGATGGGCATCATCGTGGAGATCACGAAAGATGGGGTGCGCTGGCGAAGGAAGTGA